One stretch of Pseudomonadota bacterium DNA includes these proteins:
- a CDS encoding AMP-binding protein: MGSSDIDQFNNVSAALSIGEAFWSRARAHPDSPLFRYAVAPHADATRVWRSETYASVTPAIARIAHHLSALGVRPGTPVAILSHTRAEWLLADIAIQTLGGITVSIYQSQPAVEVGFVLHDSGARIVFIENEEQAQKISWLKNNLCTIPEREGILASTVQVQVDTVINFEQIDKQIDTGLPSTYLADLITNPEISATPPTVPDSINHASIASYVYTSGTTGAPKGVIQSHGNHLSNVRQAAEGGIFVLDGSLFLYLPLAHSFARLVYYVGALTSAYLALPAIVDHKTSKIDLSSIAKDLRESGASVIPSVPRLFEKMAAVLQSRASGKGLQQRVLALCISNAQKTYERRFAKAPLSLLEQILFYGLAPIREKIKRQLFGVGFRHAISGGAKLDPGINKFFDALEITICEGYGLTETCVATHVNRPLHRKIGSVGPALDQVETLILAEDGEILLRGPNVTRGYLNRPLATKESWDNEGWFHTGDIGKIDPDGFLFITDRKKELVITAGGKKIPPTLIEGLFKRNSFISHAFLYGDGKPYCVMLFTLNDLELRNILSASGVKIAANTKLSDLTIVIKMVQDAVDRANKELASYETIKHFSIIDQDFSLEDGLLTPTMKMKRKQITLRYRDTIDSLYS; this comes from the coding sequence ATGGGCTCTTCTGATATCGACCAATTTAATAACGTCTCCGCAGCCCTCTCCATCGGAGAGGCGTTTTGGTCCCGTGCGCGCGCGCATCCCGACTCCCCTCTCTTTCGATACGCCGTAGCGCCGCATGCTGACGCTACAAGAGTATGGCGCAGTGAAACGTATGCCTCTGTTACTCCAGCGATCGCTAGGATTGCGCACCACCTGAGCGCACTCGGAGTGCGGCCAGGAACGCCGGTAGCGATCCTATCTCATACCAGAGCGGAGTGGCTCTTGGCGGATATCGCCATTCAGACCCTCGGAGGTATCACCGTTAGTATCTATCAAAGCCAGCCAGCCGTAGAGGTTGGATTTGTCCTGCATGATTCCGGTGCTCGAATTGTTTTTATTGAGAACGAGGAGCAGGCGCAGAAGATCTCTTGGCTTAAGAATAATCTGTGCACAATTCCGGAAAGGGAGGGCATTCTAGCTAGCACCGTGCAGGTTCAGGTTGATACAGTTATTAACTTTGAGCAGATCGATAAGCAGATCGATACGGGGTTGCCCTCAACATATCTAGCCGATCTGATTACGAACCCAGAGATTTCTGCGACGCCTCCCACTGTTCCCGATTCTATAAATCACGCTAGCATCGCCTCCTACGTATATACCTCCGGCACGACCGGTGCTCCGAAAGGGGTTATTCAGAGCCACGGTAATCACCTCTCAAATGTCAGGCAGGCGGCTGAAGGTGGGATATTCGTGCTCGATGGCTCTCTCTTTCTCTATCTGCCGCTCGCGCACTCCTTCGCTCGACTGGTCTACTACGTAGGGGCGCTTACGAGCGCATACTTAGCTCTTCCAGCCATTGTCGACCATAAAACATCCAAGATCGACCTCTCTTCGATAGCAAAGGACCTGCGCGAATCTGGCGCATCGGTTATCCCCTCAGTGCCCCGCCTCTTTGAGAAGATGGCAGCAGTGCTTCAGTCACGCGCCAGCGGCAAGGGGTTACAGCAGCGGGTATTGGCTCTATGCATCTCTAATGCCCAGAAAACTTATGAGCGCCGCTTTGCAAAGGCGCCCCTTTCGCTACTTGAACAGATCCTTTTCTATGGCCTCGCACCGATTAGAGAGAAGATTAAGCGCCAGCTTTTTGGCGTTGGATTTCGGCATGCGATCTCTGGCGGAGCCAAACTGGACCCGGGAATTAACAAGTTCTTTGATGCCCTAGAGATCACTATCTGTGAGGGCTATGGACTAACTGAGACCTGTGTTGCAACGCACGTTAATCGTCCATTACATCGTAAGATCGGAAGCGTTGGGCCAGCTCTTGATCAGGTTGAAACGCTCATCCTAGCAGAGGACGGCGAGATTCTATTGCGTGGCCCCAACGTTACCCGCGGATATCTTAATAGACCTTTAGCGACGAAGGAGTCTTGGGATAATGAGGGTTGGTTTCACACCGGTGATATCGGCAAGATCGATCCCGATGGGTTTCTCTTTATTACAGATAGAAAGAAGGAGTTAGTCATCACCGCTGGGGGCAAGAAGATTCCACCCACATTAATTGAGGGGCTCTTTAAGAGAAACTCCTTTATATCGCATGCGTTTTTATACGGTGATGGTAAGCCCTATTGCGTTATGCTCTTTACCCTTAACGATCTAGAGCTTCGCAATATACTCTCCGCCTCCGGCGTTAAAATCGCGGCGAACACAAAATTATCAGACCTCACTATCGTTATTAAGATGGTTCAGGACGCCGTAGATAGGGCCAATAAAGAGCTGGCAAGCTACGAGACGATTAAACACTTCAGCATTATAGATCAGGACTTCTCACTCGAGGACGGACTTCTCACCCCGACAATGAAGATGAAGCGCAAACAGATTACGCTGCGCTACCGCGATACGATTGATTCACTCTATTCGTAA
- a CDS encoding ferredoxin--NADP reductase has protein sequence MLNSTVVARINLTPELMILHVKPDGGVPSFIPGQYVALGLMGAAPRYVGAGEEVEPLAEDKIIKRAYSIGTSPEQRDYFEFYIAVVPTGSLTSRLAAIKEGDRLFCQPKVTGTFTLDSVPADHNLVLVSTGTGIAPFMSMIRTPSTWTHGRKITVVHGVRHPEDFAYSEELQSFEANNSSFQYLPIASRAAESWEGRKGRVQRLFESGEINLNPVLDHVFLCGNPAMIEELEVSLTTFGFSLHSKKLPGNLHLEKYW, from the coding sequence ATGTTAAATTCAACAGTTGTTGCGCGAATCAATCTCACCCCGGAATTAATGATCCTGCATGTCAAGCCAGATGGTGGCGTGCCTAGCTTTATCCCCGGACAGTACGTGGCTTTGGGCCTAATGGGAGCGGCCCCGCGCTACGTCGGAGCAGGGGAGGAGGTTGAGCCGCTAGCGGAGGATAAGATTATTAAACGGGCTTATTCGATCGGGACATCCCCTGAACAGAGGGATTATTTTGAATTCTATATAGCGGTGGTACCGACCGGTTCCCTGACCTCGAGACTTGCGGCCATTAAGGAGGGGGATAGGCTTTTCTGTCAGCCCAAGGTGACCGGCACCTTTACATTAGATAGCGTGCCGGCGGACCATAATCTTGTGCTGGTTTCAACCGGCACTGGGATCGCTCCATTTATGTCGATGATCCGCACCCCCTCTACCTGGACCCATGGTCGAAAGATTACCGTAGTGCATGGAGTTCGACATCCGGAGGACTTCGCATACTCGGAGGAGCTGCAATCTTTCGAAGCCAATAACAGTAGCTTCCAGTATCTGCCGATAGCGAGTCGCGCCGCAGAGTCCTGGGAGGGGAGAAAGGGTAGGGTACAGCGGCTCTTTGAATCGGGAGAAATTAACCTTAATCCCGTTCTAGATCACGTGTTTCTATGTGGAAACCCAGCCATGATTGAGGAGCTAGAGGTTAGCCTTACGACCTTTGGGTTCTCACTGCACTCGAAAAAATTACCTGGTAATCTACATTTAGAGAAATACTGGTAA